In a single window of the Xylanimonas protaetiae genome:
- a CDS encoding IS4 family transposase — MPQSAIDRVARAFAPGHLGELSALVPVELVDEVLARHRATEQRVRLLPSRVVVYLLVAGALFAGLGWQQVWDRLVAGLGHVDSCPSRAAIALALRRVGPGPLRSLFEVLACPAPGSTRWRGLLVCALDGTVTSVPDSPANTIRYVKQRGGPTGGGSYPGLRLVALVACGTRTLIDATFGPTTTGETVYAQVLTRSLHAGMLLLADRGLSSAALVAAAHARGAHVLVRARTAAANGPALPVTRALDDGSWLSMLGATRVRVIDAQITSATTAATTTSHYRLVTTLLDPRTHPADQLAGLYHQRWQVETAYLELKSTILGGRVLRARTPDGIEQEVYALLIAYQALRTAMADATTTTAIPPDRASFTIALNAARDQITANRHADATDPPIELLGVIGAAVTARPLPATRPRTNARTVKRAISKYNARGPNIDRKTYKTTLTITILTKPTPT, encoded by the coding sequence GTGCCGCAGTCTGCCATCGATCGTGTCGCTCGCGCCTTCGCTCCGGGGCACCTGGGCGAGTTGAGCGCCCTGGTTCCCGTCGAGCTCGTCGATGAGGTGCTGGCCCGTCACCGGGCGACCGAGCAGCGCGTACGGCTGCTGCCCTCACGGGTGGTCGTCTACCTGCTGGTCGCGGGTGCGTTGTTCGCGGGCCTGGGCTGGCAGCAGGTCTGGGACCGGCTGGTCGCCGGCCTCGGGCATGTCGATTCCTGTCCGTCGCGCGCCGCGATCGCGCTCGCGCTGCGCCGGGTCGGGCCCGGCCCGTTGCGGTCGCTGTTCGAGGTCCTGGCCTGCCCGGCACCAGGCTCGACCCGGTGGCGGGGACTGCTGGTGTGCGCGCTGGACGGGACGGTCACCTCGGTGCCTGACAGCCCGGCCAACACCATCCGGTACGTCAAGCAGCGCGGCGGGCCCACCGGCGGCGGGTCCTACCCCGGGCTGCGGCTGGTCGCGCTCGTCGCGTGCGGGACCCGCACCCTGATCGATGCGACGTTCGGCCCGACCACGACCGGGGAGACGGTCTACGCGCAGGTCCTGACTCGCTCGCTGCATGCCGGGATGCTGCTGCTGGCCGACCGCGGCCTGAGCTCGGCGGCGCTGGTCGCCGCAGCCCACGCGAGGGGAGCCCACGTGCTGGTGCGAGCACGTACCGCCGCCGCCAACGGTCCCGCCCTGCCCGTCACCCGAGCGCTGGACGATGGTTCGTGGCTGTCGATGCTCGGCGCCACACGGGTGCGCGTCATCGACGCTCAGATCACCTCGGCCACGACGGCTGCGACCACGACCAGCCACTACCGCCTGGTCACCACGCTCCTGGACCCCCGCACCCACCCGGCCGACCAGCTCGCGGGCCTGTACCACCAACGCTGGCAGGTCGAGACCGCCTACCTCGAGCTGAAGTCGACCATCCTGGGCGGGCGGGTCCTGCGCGCCCGGACCCCCGACGGGATCGAGCAAGAGGTCTACGCCCTGCTCATCGCCTACCAGGCCCTACGCACCGCCATGGCCGACGCGACCACCACCACCGCGATCCCGCCCGACCGCGCCAGCTTCACGATCGCGCTGAACGCCGCACGCGACCAGATCACCGCCAACCGGCACGCCGACGCCACCGATCCCCCGATCGAACTGCTCGGCGTGATCGGCGCCGCGGTCACCGCACGACCACTGCCAGCAACCCGCCCCCGCACGAACGCCCGCACCGTCAAACGAGCGATCTCCAAGTACAACGCCCGCGGCCCCAACATCGACCGCAAGACCTACAAGACCACCCTGACCATCACGATCTTGACAAAACCGACGCCCACCTAA
- a CDS encoding Sir2 family NAD-dependent protein deacetylase — protein sequence MPSGPRPLAPTYQQRRWTLPPDAVVHHGTVDDAVALLTGRTVTALTGAGISTDSGIPDYRSPDSPPRNPMTYEQFVGDEAFRRHYWARNHVGWQHVRRTHPNAGHRALATLEAAGVVRGVITQNVDLLHEDAGSRHVIDLHGRYDRVVCLTCGRVISREHLAERLTALNPRFLEDVLGERLTVADIEVAPDADAVVEQTSHFVPAPCELCGGVLKPEIVYFGETVPRERVERAYAMVDDADALLVAGTSLTVQSGLRFVRHAATSGKPVVIVNRGETRGDPLATLKIDAGTSETLTALAAALVGG from the coding sequence GTGCCCTCAGGTCCCCGGCCTCTCGCCCCCACGTACCAGCAGCGCCGCTGGACGCTCCCGCCCGACGCCGTCGTGCACCACGGGACGGTCGACGACGCCGTCGCCCTGCTGACGGGCCGGACCGTCACGGCGTTGACGGGCGCCGGCATCTCCACCGACTCCGGCATCCCGGACTACCGCTCCCCCGACTCCCCGCCCCGCAACCCGATGACGTACGAGCAGTTCGTCGGCGACGAGGCCTTCCGCCGCCACTACTGGGCACGCAACCACGTCGGCTGGCAGCACGTGCGACGCACGCACCCCAACGCCGGGCACCGGGCGCTGGCCACACTGGAGGCTGCTGGCGTCGTCCGCGGCGTCATCACGCAGAACGTCGACCTGCTCCACGAGGACGCCGGCTCCCGCCACGTCATCGACCTGCACGGCCGCTACGACCGCGTCGTCTGCCTCACGTGCGGCCGGGTGATCTCGCGCGAGCACCTCGCGGAGCGCCTCACGGCCCTCAACCCGCGCTTCCTCGAGGACGTGCTCGGCGAACGCCTGACGGTCGCCGACATCGAGGTCGCGCCCGACGCCGACGCCGTCGTCGAGCAGACCTCGCACTTCGTCCCGGCCCCGTGCGAGCTCTGCGGCGGGGTGCTGAAGCCGGAGATCGTCTACTTCGGCGAGACCGTGCCGCGCGAGCGCGTCGAGCGCGCGTACGCGATGGTCGACGACGCGGACGCACTCCTCGTGGCGGGGACGTCGCTGACGGTGCAGAGCGGGCTCCGCTTCGTGCGCCACGCCGCGACGTCGGGCAAGCCCGTGGTGATCGTCAACCGCGGCGAGACGCGCGGCGACCCGCTCGCCACCCTCAAGATCGACGCGGGCACGAGCGAGACCCTCACCGCGCTGGCCGCCGCCCTCGTCGGGGGCTAG
- a CDS encoding site-specific integrase, protein MNRVLMALTKAKRYATARQCRNVMQQVMMLCVRYGAAPFNPVRDAITVRTPKRGDVETIALEDIALLRKAVRVWEDRPAIRGLRNVSLLPQIVDTMLGTGLRIGECLALREVDLDLDAEVPTLTVDGTIVRANGRLFRQSSPKSDSSQRTVTLPNFVVVALREALDLGLDGGPDGLVFPTSTGRPRSPSNVRTQLKHAQAGTGLRVRPHDFRRTVGTAVANSTSIASASAQLGHAGEATTRLHYVKRNRLAPDVRDVIDRLVTRASADLLAEGKKQ, encoded by the coding sequence GTGAACCGCGTGCTCATGGCGCTGACCAAGGCCAAGAGGTACGCGACCGCCCGGCAGTGCCGCAACGTGATGCAGCAGGTCATGATGCTCTGCGTCCGCTACGGGGCCGCGCCCTTCAACCCGGTGCGCGACGCGATCACCGTGCGCACACCGAAGCGCGGCGACGTCGAGACCATCGCGCTCGAGGACATCGCTCTGCTCCGCAAGGCCGTGCGCGTCTGGGAGGACCGACCAGCGATCCGTGGCCTGCGGAACGTGTCGCTCCTGCCGCAGATCGTCGACACGATGCTCGGCACGGGCCTGCGAATCGGCGAGTGCCTCGCGCTCCGGGAGGTGGATCTCGACCTCGACGCCGAGGTTCCCACCCTGACTGTCGATGGCACGATCGTGCGCGCGAACGGCAGACTCTTCCGGCAGTCCAGCCCCAAGTCGGACTCGTCCCAGCGGACCGTGACGCTGCCGAACTTCGTGGTGGTCGCGCTGCGCGAGGCGCTGGACCTCGGCCTCGACGGTGGGCCGGACGGTCTCGTCTTCCCGACGTCCACCGGTCGGCCGCGCTCGCCGTCGAACGTCCGGACGCAGCTGAAGCACGCGCAGGCGGGCACGGGGCTCAGGGTCCGGCCGCACGACTTCCGCCGCACGGTGGGCACGGCCGTCGCCAACTCGACCTCGATCGCGAGCGCGTCCGCACAGCTCGGCCACGCCGGCGAGGCGACAACTCGCCTGCACTACGTGAAGCGGAACCGCCTGGCTCCGGACGTGCGCGACGTGATCGACCGGCTCGTCACCCGGGCGTCCGCAGACCTGCTCGCTGAGGGGAAAAAGCAGTGA
- a CDS encoding helix-turn-helix transcriptional regulator has translation MSSMSVEQTARRRLMTPEELAEYLGVSMYCVYSWSSRGGGPKVIHVGGRLRYRPDDVEEWLDAVTDDRGGG, from the coding sequence ATGAGCAGCATGAGTGTGGAGCAGACCGCCCGCCGACGCCTGATGACGCCGGAGGAGCTCGCCGAGTACCTGGGGGTGTCGATGTACTGCGTGTACTCGTGGTCGAGCCGCGGCGGCGGACCGAAGGTGATCCACGTCGGCGGCCGGCTGAGGTACCGGCCCGACGACGTCGAGGAGTGGCTCGACGCGGTGACCGACGATCGCGGGGGGGGCTGA